From a single Lolium rigidum isolate FL_2022 chromosome 7, APGP_CSIRO_Lrig_0.1, whole genome shotgun sequence genomic region:
- the LOC124675069 gene encoding isocitrate dehydrogenase [NAD] regulatory subunit 3, mitochondrial-like isoform X2 codes for MARRSAPLLRRLLSSPPPPPGHGGGARRTVTYMPRPGDGTPRPVTLIPGDGIGPLVTGAVQQVMEAMHAPLYFESYDVHGNMPAVPPAVIDSIRRNKVCLKGGLATPVGGGVSSLNMQLRKELDLYASLVNCANVPGLPTRHRNVDIVVIRENTEGEYSGLEHEVVPGVVESLKFCSERIAKYAFEYAYLNNRKKVTAVHKANIMKLADGLFLESCREIAAKYPSIEYNEIIVDNCCMQLVSKPEQFDVMVTPNLYGNLVANTAAGLVGGTGVMPGGNVGQDHAIFEQGASAGNVGNDNLVEQQRANPVALLLSSAMMLRHLQFPSFADRLETAVKRVVEEGRYRTKDLGGDSTTQEVTDAVIANLA; via the exons ATGGCGCGGCGATCCGccccgctcctccgccgcctcctctcctccccgcCCCCTCCCcccggccacggcggcggcgcgcgccgcaCGGTGACCTACATGCCCCGCCCGGGCGACGGCACCCCGCGCCCCGTCACGCTCATCCCGGGCGACGGCATCGGTCCCCtcgtcaccggcgccgtgcagcaGGTCATGGAGGCCATGCACGCGCCGCTCTACTTCGAGTCCTACGACGTGCACGGCAACATGCCCGCCGTGCCGCCCGCCGTCATCGACTCCATCCGCCGCAACAAGGTCTGCCTCAAGGGCGGCCTCGCCACCCCCGTCGGCGGCGGGGTCTCCTCCCTCAACATGCAGCTCCGCAAGGAGCTCGACCTCTACGCCTCGCTCGTCAACTGCGCCAACGTCCCGGGCCTGCCCACCAGGCACAGGAACGTCGACATCGTCGTCATCAGGGAGAACACCGAGGGCGAGTACTCGGGACTCGAGCACGAGGTCGTACCCGGGGTCGTAGAGAGCCTCAAG TTTTGCTCTGAGAGGATTGCCAAATATGCTTTTGAGTATGCTTACCTTAACAACCGAAAGAAAGTCACAGCAGTGCATAAAGCAAACATCATGAAGCTTGCTGATGGCTTGTTCTTGGAGTCCTGCCGTGAGATTGCCGCAAAATATCCTAGTATTGAGTACAATGAAATCATTGTTGACAATTGctgtatgcaacttgtttcaaaGCCTGAGCAATTTGATGTTATG GTTACGCCCAATCTTTATGGTAACTTGGTTGCCAACACAGCTGCAGGTCTTGTTGGAGGAACAGGTGTTATGCCTGGAG GCAATGTGGGCCAGGACCATGCCATCTTCGAGCAAGGTGCTTCTGCAGGAAATGTGGGAAATGACAATCTTGTCGAGCAGCAGAGAGCAAACCCTGTCGCCCTGCTTCTATCGTCTGCCATGATGCTGAGGCATTTGCAGTTCCCATCGTTTGCAGACCGTCTGGAAACTGCAGTGAAGCGTGTCGTTGAGGAAGGCCGATACAGAACGAAGGATCTGGGCGGCGACAGCACGACCCAGGAAGTTACTGATGCAGTTATTGCTAATCTGGCTTAG
- the LOC124675069 gene encoding isocitrate dehydrogenase [NAD] regulatory subunit 3, mitochondrial-like isoform X1: MARRSAPLLRRLLSSPPPPPGHGGGARRTVTYMPRPGDGTPRPVTLIPGDGIGPLVTGAVQQVMEAMHAPLYFESYDVHGNMPAVPPAVIDSIRRNKVCLKGGLATPVGGGVSSLNMQLRKELDLYASLVNCANVPGLPTRHRNVDIVVIRENTEGEYSGLEHEVVPGVVESLKVITKFCSERIAKYAFEYAYLNNRKKVTAVHKANIMKLADGLFLESCREIAAKYPSIEYNEIIVDNCCMQLVSKPEQFDVMVTPNLYGNLVANTAAGLVGGTGVMPGGNVGQDHAIFEQGASAGNVGNDNLVEQQRANPVALLLSSAMMLRHLQFPSFADRLETAVKRVVEEGRYRTKDLGGDSTTQEVTDAVIANLA, encoded by the exons ATGGCGCGGCGATCCGccccgctcctccgccgcctcctctcctccccgcCCCCTCCCcccggccacggcggcggcgcgcgccgcaCGGTGACCTACATGCCCCGCCCGGGCGACGGCACCCCGCGCCCCGTCACGCTCATCCCGGGCGACGGCATCGGTCCCCtcgtcaccggcgccgtgcagcaGGTCATGGAGGCCATGCACGCGCCGCTCTACTTCGAGTCCTACGACGTGCACGGCAACATGCCCGCCGTGCCGCCCGCCGTCATCGACTCCATCCGCCGCAACAAGGTCTGCCTCAAGGGCGGCCTCGCCACCCCCGTCGGCGGCGGGGTCTCCTCCCTCAACATGCAGCTCCGCAAGGAGCTCGACCTCTACGCCTCGCTCGTCAACTGCGCCAACGTCCCGGGCCTGCCCACCAGGCACAGGAACGTCGACATCGTCGTCATCAGGGAGAACACCGAGGGCGAGTACTCGGGACTCGAGCACGAGGTCGTACCCGGGGTCGTAGAGAGCCTCAAG GTGATCACGAAGTTTTGCTCTGAGAGGATTGCCAAATATGCTTTTGAGTATGCTTACCTTAACAACCGAAAGAAAGTCACAGCAGTGCATAAAGCAAACATCATGAAGCTTGCTGATGGCTTGTTCTTGGAGTCCTGCCGTGAGATTGCCGCAAAATATCCTAGTATTGAGTACAATGAAATCATTGTTGACAATTGctgtatgcaacttgtttcaaaGCCTGAGCAATTTGATGTTATG GTTACGCCCAATCTTTATGGTAACTTGGTTGCCAACACAGCTGCAGGTCTTGTTGGAGGAACAGGTGTTATGCCTGGAG GCAATGTGGGCCAGGACCATGCCATCTTCGAGCAAGGTGCTTCTGCAGGAAATGTGGGAAATGACAATCTTGTCGAGCAGCAGAGAGCAAACCCTGTCGCCCTGCTTCTATCGTCTGCCATGATGCTGAGGCATTTGCAGTTCCCATCGTTTGCAGACCGTCTGGAAACTGCAGTGAAGCGTGTCGTTGAGGAAGGCCGATACAGAACGAAGGATCTGGGCGGCGACAGCACGACCCAGGAAGTTACTGATGCAGTTATTGCTAATCTGGCTTAG
- the LOC124673723 gene encoding protein FLX-like 1 encodes MAHRGHSDGRISQTPGLMRHGAFSTASLSARQPLEPSPATILEILENKLAALTGEAEKLIRENQRLASSHVVLRQDIVDTEKEMQMIRSHLGDVQVETDMHIRDLVERIRLMEADIQAGDAVKKELQQVHMEAKRLVSERQRFTSEIEILTKEIQNFPVDNSNLPELVAELDGLRKEHHNLRSAFEYEKNTNIKQVEQMRTMEINLITMTTEADKLRADVANATNRAHGAHVTAPQPGTAQAAAASAATNPYANAYASHPSAYQQGTPQAAAYQQGTPQAAAYQQGTPQAAAYQQGTPQAAAYQQGTHQTAAYQQGNPQAAGYQQGNPQAMAYQHGAYQQGTPQAYQQGTPQAGAYQQGAPQAGAYQQGTPQAGGYAYPTAYDANAYQMHANAYAGYSGYPVAGYAQPGYPGTYATPQHPTTSGAATDGTNVYGAAASTGYPAPPVQASSGAANTGQAPPAP; translated from the exons ATGGCTCATCGCGGACACTCAGATGGACGGATCTCCCAAACTCCAGGCCTAATGCGCCATGGTGCATTCTCTACAGCCAGCCTCTCTGCCCGCCAACCTTTAGAGCCTTCTCCTGCCACCATTTTGGAGATTCTGGAGAACAAGCTTGCCGCGCTGACCGGAGAGGCAGAAAAGCTTATCAGAGAGAATCAGCGATTGGCATCAAGCCATGTGGTTTTGAGACAGGATATTGTTGACACTGAGAAAGAAATGCAAATGATTCGCAGCCACCTAGGTGATGTCCAGGTAGAGACTGATATGCACATAAGAGATTTGGTGGAGAGAATCAGATTAATGGAGGCAGACATACAGGCTGGTGATGCAGTGAAGAAAGAACTTCAGCAAGTGCATATGGAGGCAAAGCGGCTTGTTTCTGAGAGGCAGAGGTTTACTTCTGAGATAGAGATACTGACTAAAGAGATACAGAACTTCCCTGTTGACAATAGTAACCTTCCTGAATTGGTTGCGGAGCTAGATGGGCTACGGAAAGAGCATCACAATCTAAG ATCTGCGTTTGAGTATGAAAAAAATACAAACATCAAGCAAGTCGAGCAGATGCGGACAATGGAAATTAACTTGATAACCATGACTACAGAGGCTGACAAGTTACGAGCTGATGTGGCAAATGCTACAAACCGAGCACATG GAGCACATGTGACAGCTCCACAGCCTGGGACTGCACAAGCTGCAGCGGCGTCAGCAGCCACAAATCCGTATGCAAATGCATATGCCAGTCACCCCTCCGCATATCAGCAAGGGACTCCTCAAGCAGCTGCATATCAGCAAGGGACTCCTCAAGCAGCAGCCTATCAGCAAGGGACTCCTCAAGCAGCAGCCTATCAGCAAGGGACTCCTCAAGCAGCCGCATATCAGCAAGGAACCCACCAAACGGCGGCGTATCAGCAAGGAAATCCCCAAGCTGCAGGATATCAGCAAGGAAACCCCCAAGCTATGGCATACCAGCATGGGGCATATCAGCAAGGAACCCCACAAGCATATCAGCAAGGAACCCCACAAGCTGGAGCATATCAGCAAGGAGCCCCACAAGCTGGAGCATATCAGCAAGGAACCCCGCAAGCCGGAGGATATGCTTACCCAACCGCTTATGACGCCAATGCTTACCAGATGCATGCTAATGCATATGCGGGCTATTCTGGCTATCCAGTTGCAGGGTATGCACAGCCTGGTTATCCCGGCACGTACGCCACACCTCAGCATCCAACAACCAGTGGCGCGGCTACTGATGGCACAAACGTGTACGGTGCGGCTGCTAGCACGGGGTATCCTGCTCCGCCGGTTCAGGCAAGCAGTGGAGCTGCTAACACGGGACAGGCACCACCAGCTCCCTAA
- the LOC124671819 gene encoding pachytene checkpoint protein 2 homolog, protein MEISFDPFPPPPPPPPPTPAPTPAVPPFPASPPLDPAVDATAAAVPSSPQPTTVVVAAPTPPDDKVLVSVEVLLHAASTARAEEVRAAVERMLETRSLSYVDGPVSIPADNHFLLKHVKRIQICDTDEWIENHKVLLFWQVKPVVHVFQLSEDGPGEEPSEDDTLSSFNEWALPAKEFDGLWESLLYEVGLKQRLLRYAASALLFTERGVDPCLVSWNRIVLLHGPPGTGKTSLCKALAQKLSIRFKSRYSMCQLVEVNAHSLFSKWFSESGKLVAKLFQKIQEMVEEESNLVFVLIDEVESLAAARQAAISGSEPSDSIRVVNALLTQMDKLKAWPNVIILTTSNITTAIDIAFVDRADIKAYVGPPTLQARYEILRSCIQELFRVGILASPQGGDLPSILSYSTLKEKLHCPEAAEPHTLHLSELLHQGAEQCEGLSGRSLRKLPFLAHASVPNPSCCDATSFMHTLVQTARRELLESRG, encoded by the exons ATGGAGATCTCCTTCGACCccttccctcctcctcctcctcctcctcctcccactccCGCTCCCACTCCCGCCGTGCCGCCCTTCCCCGCCAGCCCGCCGCTGGACCCCGCAgtcgacgccaccgccgccgcagtCCCCTCCTCGCCGCAGCCGACGACGGTGGTCGTGGCCGCGCCCACCCCGCCCGACGACAAGGTCCTCGTATCAG TTGAGGTGCTGCTGCACGCCGCGAGCACGGCCCGCGCGGAGGAGGTTCGGGCAGCAGTTGAGAG GATGTTAGAAACTCGAAGTTTGAGCTATGTTGATGGTCCTGTCTCGATTCCTGCTGACAATCATTTTCTTCTAAAACATGTTAAAAGGATCCAAATATGTGATACTG ATGAGTGGATTGAGAACCACAAAGTTCTGCTGTTTTGGCAAGTTAAGCCTGTTGTTCATGTGTTCCAG TTAAGTGAAGATGGTCCAGGGGAAGAACCAAGTGAAGATGATACACTCTCGAGCTTCAATGAGTGGGCTCTACCTGCCAAAGAATTTGATGGATTGTGGGAAAG CTTACTATATGAAGTCGGTCTCAAGCAGAGGTTGCTGAGATATGCCGCTAGTGCTTTGCTATTTACTGAAAGAGGTGTAGACCCATGCCTTGTTTCATGGAACCG GATTGTACTTTTGCATGGCCCACCTGGAACAGGAAAGACTTCATTGTGTAAAGCATTAGCTCAGAAACTTTCTATTCGCTTCAAGTCAAG GTATTCTATGTGTCAATTAGTTGAAGTCAACGCCCATTCGTTGTTCAGCAAGTGGTTTTCTGAAAGTGGAAAATTG GTAGCGAAGCTTTTCCAGAAGATCCAGGAGATGGTGGAGGAAGAAAGCAACCTGGTATTCGTATTAATTG ATGAAGTTGAAAGCCTTGCTGCTGCCAGACAAGCTGCCATATCTGGCTCTGAACCTTCAGACTCCATTAGG GTGGTAAATGCGTTGCTAACTCAAATGGACAAACTGAAGGCTTGGCCAAATGTTATCATTTTGACAACATCAAATATCACGACAGCTATAG ATATTGCATTTGTTGACAGGGCAGACATCAAGGCATATGTTGGACCCCCGACTCTTCAAgcacgctatgagattttgaggtCATGCATACAGGAACTCTTCCGAGTAGGGATTCTTGCATCCCCTCAG GGTGGTGATTTGCCTTCTATTCTGAGTTATTCAACccttaaggagaagttgcactgtCCCGAGGCTGCAGAACCTCATACACTTCATCTCTCCGAATTACTGCATCAAGGTGCAGAACAGTGCGAG GGATTAAGTGGAAGATCATTGAGAAAGCTTCCTTTCCTGGCACATGCTTCTGTCCCCAACCCTTCGTGCTGTGATGCCACGTCGTTCATGCACACGCTAGTACAGACTGCACGGAGAGAGCTACTGGAATCACGCGGTTGA